aataaataaatgacaacacAATAAACCTAAAGTTATAAAAGcttgtaataaaaaaacctgctgctttatttaaatattatttattgaacaaaccAGATTATTTTACTTGACCAGACCATTTATTGTAGAACTTTTATAGTTTCTGAGTATTTTAGATGCTTTTTTAAACCAGTATATATATAACAGGTATGCAGTATTATCAGCTGAATTTAAtcctttaaactctttttttctgccagtaTCAGTTATTTCTCAGTTTATTCTAATCTTATCTGTGACAGGTTGgggattttcttcttctgtacaAAATGTGGAACAAAGTGCTGCAGAAGGAGGACCACTCCGCGCCGCAGCAGCTTTTCGTCAAGCTTTATCGTTTCAAagaattgtttttgtctccagcGCGGCGACTTTCCACGCGCGCGGGTGTGAGACACTTCTGGCTGACGCCGGCAGGGTTTCCCCTCGTGTCTTACTGGAGATGGGCCGCAGTGCGCGCGCTGATAAGCTTCACAGGAGAGACGCTGCAGCGGCGGACGCGGCAGCGGCATCAGCGGCGGCGCGGCGCGGTGCGGCAGCGGCAGCGGCAGCGGCAGCGGCAGGTGCGTCCTCCTCAGCATCCCTCTGTGTCTCCGCCCTCCCGCTGCGCTCTGACGAGCTGGGAGGATTTAAGCGCGCCCGCCGGATTGATGAGGGCTTTCTGACTCTGACAGATTTCAAAACTTGTCGGGTTTCGAGTTTCACAGGTAAGAAAACTTCGATCCGCTTCCAGGGCGCGCAAGAAAAGGCCAAATTAGTCTGCGTGGGAGAACATTTAGCGAGTTTGTCACTTCGCAGCTCACCACGTGAGCGCCTCATTCTTCACTAAGCGGAGTTCCTGTCGTGTGTTTCTGGGCAGAGATGAACCCTGAGCTGGATTACGGAGGCTCCGGGAGCAGCGGCAACGGGAAGCTGCGCCAGTGGCTCATCGAGCAGGTGGACTGCGGGAAATACCCCGGCCTGGTGTGGGAGAACGACGAGAAGACCATCTTCAGGATACCCTGGAAACACGCCGGGAAACAGGACTACAACCGGGACGAGGATGCCGCGCTTTTCAAGGTAAGACACGGAGGACATCCAGGGATGGAGACGAGCTGTGCGTAAAGGCGCAAAAGGGCAAATGGGACTTTTTACAGCCAGACCCACTGTTCAAGTGattttttcttgctttaattACTCAGATCTAAGGCTGAACCAAAGATTGAATCACATTAATCTTaattaattagctttttatattcCTAAAGGAAGCCTGTTTGTCCTGCGAAACTTTTTGGAATGTCCGCGTGGGGCCAAAATTCTTCATTTCaaaggtttctgtttgttttctgtcaaagagaTTGATTTTACTTGAGGACAATAAAAATCCTTAATCCttagtaaatctttttttttttcatttttgaaaagtCTGAGAGGACATGCTCCACTCTGAAAACTCACCTGCAGATTCAGACTGATATTAGATCTAAAACTAAAGAGTTGATGAAGTTTTCGTTCCTTCTTTTTACTTCTCGCGCGCAGGCCTGGGCTTTGTTTAAAGGCAAGTATCGGGAGGGGATCGACAAGCCGGACCCCCCCACCTGGAAGACGCGCCTGCGCTGCGCCCTCAACAAGAGCAACGACTTTGAGGAACTTGTGGAGAGAAGCCAGTTGGACATCTCAGATCCCTACAAGGTCTACCGCATCATCCCCGAGGGAGCCAAGAAAAGTCAGTCCTCCTTAAAAGtccttttatttccaaaaaggagaaaaaaatgtaacttaaaCTGAGTTTTACTGCATTTACTGATGCTGCACAATGTAAACCTGTTTCTCTCTGTCCTGCATGTAGGACCCAGACAGGAGGACAGTCCTCTGAGTCCAGTCAGCTACCAGATGCACCCCTCCTACCCCACTGTGCCCTCCCAGGTGATTTTCATATGCAGGGAAATGCAAAGGGGCGGGGCTTGAGTCTGCATGAAGTGTGGCGGATTGTGCATGCTTGAATGAAGCAAAATGGCATTTCCTGCCAAGATGCAGCGTGAAGCTGAAAATGAGGAGCAAAACACAACTAGTATGAGCAGAATGATGTCAGTAGAATTAGCACTAGATGAAAAATGAGTATGACCTGTGTAAAACAACCCGATTGGATGCTATAATAACCAACAACAGTATTTTGTtgaattgatttgttttaaagcaaaatatttcagattttctaATAAATGAAAGAGCTCCATCAAGCtaaatgtttatgtgtctgtctcCATATCCCTCAGTACATGCCGAGTCCAGAATGCAGCTGGAGAGATTACTGTCCGGAGCAGGCGTCTCTGCCAGAACTCCCCTTCCCTCAGTGTCCCTGTCCCCCCCGCAGCCTGCCATGGCAGCCCCCATCCATGGAAAATGGTACGCTGCTCAGACCTAAAAGAAAGCTTCAGCATCTTTGAAGTTTCTTTGTTGTCGTTCAGCTCTAACCctgcctcccccccccctcctctcctgtgCAGGATACCAGCTCAGAGCTTCCATTTACTCGTACGGCCCCGCCGACAGCCAGCCCTCGCCCTTCTCCCTGGACGCCAGCATCAGATCAGCGGAGGCGCTCTCAGGTACAACCAACACTTTCACTTCACATTTTCCTTGCACACAAGCAAACCAGGAGAGGGCGGACGCAGAGGCCACCGATTGGAGCATCGGACGTGGATTTAAACCTCGCTTTCCAAAAATCTGTTATAGAAATTCATAAAAAGCAATGTTCCTCATGCAAATCTGTGTGGGGAAATGCAAAAAGGATTGGTTTGATTTCAACTATTAGGTACAGCCTCTGAGACGCCTCTTTGAAAAAGACAGACTTATGAAAATTAGCAAAGActccactgattttttttacaaagacttCCACTTTAAACCTTTAAGAATGGAAGCACAGCAGccttcagccaatcagagtctTTCCTGAGTCTTAAGGAGACAGGAGCCTTTCAGACAGAAGCAGACAAAAACTGTAGGAATCTGAACAAACAGGAGgaaaattcaaatattaaaggTTGAAGGAACTCATTACAAAGTCAAGAAGACCGCTACAAATAAATGAGAGTAAGAAACAGAATCAGCgcagtttttttctcaaatcaaTGAAATTTGTAAGCAAACTCTGTGACCAGCTGCCAATAggcacgtgtgtttgtttgcctacaaaaacagccaaagtgactgaaaatgggtcCACAAAGAGCAGTTTGGGATCAAGAAGGCCAACAATTTTGACGTACCAGTACAAATTTACTGACATTAGCTGAGCAAAAAATAtggataaaagtgctttgtttacattgagtgcgtacccacatttcagaattgcataaaCTCATTCAAACTGCACTCTTTGATTTAATGCAGGAtgaaatatttatgtttgatttcatagttttcaATCAGTACCATTAAAGTACATAAACATaatttaagaaacacaaacttatGTTCAGGTTAACTAGCATAAATTTTCCCaggatgttttaaatgaagcagaCAGATTTATCAGGGAAAAAGGCTGAAATTTACCTTCTTATCAGTCAGGCTGAACTGGAACTATCACAGCCTTGCTTTGCTTCTCAACAAGACCCTCCacccaaaaaaaaccaaaccattcaagtccttttttaaaacaattagcTGAAGCGTTGGCTCTGATTTAAGGCTTCTATCTCAGATGGGTAAACCTTAGTAAACGGAAAGGGAGGCGTAGGTTAGAAATACTTTCTAGTGCTTTGGATCATTTGCACGATCCGGTTCTGTAACTGATGGGCTGTCTGCAGCATGGATGGTGCTGCAGGCCTGAGGGCCTCAGGTGGAAACTGCACCTGAAAAGCCTCAGAAAGTGTGTTTCTAACCAGCCTGGGTCCTTTTCTTTCCTAACCAGACTACCGTCTGCATGTGTCGGTGTATTTACGGGACACTCTGGTGAGGGAGGTGACCACGACCAGTCCGGAGGGCTGCCACATCACTCCGTGCCCCCCGGACAAGCACTATCTGACGCCCGGGGGACCAGAAATTGTCCCCCTGCCTGTTGACAACCTCTCGACCCAGAGGAGGGGGGATGAGTGTCCACCGAGCCCGCCGTCCACCTTGGAGAAGGGCGTCCTGCTGTGGATGGGCGCCGACGGCCTGTACGCCCGCAGGATGTGTCAGAGCAGGGTGTACTGGGAGGGAGGCCCGTCGCCGTACGGAGACAAACCCAACAAGCTGGAGAAAGACATCATCTGTAAACTTCTGCACACCCAGGACTACCTCACAGGTGAGGCGCCGGTCTAAAACGGGACTAAAACTCAACCGGGGACGCCAAAAGAAGAAGTGTGACAATTAGGGCAAAGCTGACAGTGGTCTGCAACCAACCGtgtgtcatttcctgtttttcgctgaacaaaaaaaagagaccaaaCTGCCTAAATGTTTCACATTAATTTGGTTTCAATCAGACACCGTGTCAGATTAACGAAACAAATgttgaagtttttgtttctgacacaTTGAGTTGAGGTTGAAGTGCCAGCTCATTTACTGTAAGTAAAAACTGTGGT
The Kryptolebias marmoratus isolate JLee-2015 linkage group LG24, ASM164957v2, whole genome shotgun sequence DNA segment above includes these coding regions:
- the LOC108250529 gene encoding interferon regulatory factor 4 isoform X1 yields the protein MGRSARADKLHRRDAAAADAAAASAAARRGAAAAAAAAAAEMNPELDYGGSGSSGNGKLRQWLIEQVDCGKYPGLVWENDEKTIFRIPWKHAGKQDYNRDEDAALFKAWALFKGKYREGIDKPDPPTWKTRLRCALNKSNDFEELVERSQLDISDPYKVYRIIPEGAKKRPRQEDSPLSPVSYQMHPSYPTVPSQYMPSPECSWRDYCPEQASLPELPFPQCPCPPRSLPWQPPSMENGYQLRASIYSYGPADSQPSPFSLDASIRSAEALSDYRLHVSVYLRDTLVREVTTTSPEGCHITPCPPDKHYLTPGGPEIVPLPVDNLSTQRRGDECPPSPPSTLEKGVLLWMGADGLYARRMCQSRVYWEGGPSPYGDKPNKLEKDIICKLLHTQDYLTEIQSYGLHGRPPARFQVLLSFGDECLDPQRQRRTLTVQVEPLLSRQLLYYAQQTGGHYYRSYEHPGVTEHINATEDYQRAITHNHSSSLQE
- the LOC108250529 gene encoding interferon regulatory factor 4 isoform X2, translated to MNPELDYGGSGSSGNGKLRQWLIEQVDCGKYPGLVWENDEKTIFRIPWKHAGKQDYNRDEDAALFKAWALFKGKYREGIDKPDPPTWKTRLRCALNKSNDFEELVERSQLDISDPYKVYRIIPEGAKKRPRQEDSPLSPVSYQMHPSYPTVPSQYMPSPECSWRDYCPEQASLPELPFPQCPCPPRSLPWQPPSMENGYQLRASIYSYGPADSQPSPFSLDASIRSAEALSDYRLHVSVYLRDTLVREVTTTSPEGCHITPCPPDKHYLTPGGPEIVPLPVDNLSTQRRGDECPPSPPSTLEKGVLLWMGADGLYARRMCQSRVYWEGGPSPYGDKPNKLEKDIICKLLHTQDYLTEIQSYGLHGRPPARFQVLLSFGDECLDPQRQRRTLTVQVEPLLSRQLLYYAQQTGGHYYRSYEHPGVTEHINATEDYQRAITHNHSSSLQE